One window from the genome of Eucalyptus grandis isolate ANBG69807.140 chromosome 7, ASM1654582v1, whole genome shotgun sequence encodes:
- the LOC104454626 gene encoding phenylacetaldehyde reductase-like, whose protein sequence is MSTTEKVVCVTGGAGYIASWLINLLLHRGYTVKATIRDTNGSRKTQHLLALGGAKERLHLFKADLLEEGSFDSILDGCGAVFHTASPVVFSALDPQAEIVDPAVRGTLNVLKSCAKVPSIKRVVVTSSMAAVVLNGKPLTSGVVVDETWFSDPVFCEESKLWYVLSKTLAEKAAWDFARENRMDLVVINPGHVIGPLLQPTVNLSMEMILTLLNGLYNAGAQTFPKISYKFVDVRDVSHAHILALKNPSASGRYCMAGEAIHCHGVLKILHNFYPTLHLPEKCENDKPYQSAPRVSREQIEGLGVKFIPLEVSLRDTVESLKEKGFLSV, encoded by the exons ATGAGCACAACAGAGAAGGTGGTTTGTGTAACCGGAGGGGCTGGTTACATAGCATCATGGCTCATCAACTTGCTGCTTCATAGGGGCTATACAGTCAAAGCGACCATCCGCGACACCA ATGGTTCACGGAAGACACAACATCTTCTGGCACTTGGAGGGGCCAAGGAGAGGCTCCATTTGTTTAAAGCAGATTTGCTAGAAGAAGGGTCCTTTGACTCGATACTTGATGGGTGCGGAGCCGTTTTTCATACAGCATCACCTGTGGTTTTCTCGGCTTTGGATCCCCAG GCTGAAATAGTGGATCCAGCAGTCAGAGGCACCTTAAACGTTCTCAAATCATGTGCAAAAGTCCCTTCTATCAAGCGAGTGGTAGTGACCTCCTCCATGGCTGCAGTAGTGCTCAATGGAAAACCTCTGACCTCTGGTGTGGTGGTTGATGAAACATGGTTCTCGGATCCGGTTTTCTGCGAGGAATCAAAG ctTTGGTATGTGCTATCTAAAACCTTAGCAGAGAAGGCAGCTTGGGATTTTGCAAGAGAGAATAGGATGGACCTGGTCGTGATAAACCCTGGACATGTGATTGGCCCTCTCTTGCAGCCTACTGTCAATCTCTCTATGGAGATGATACTGACCCTCCTCAATG GCTTATACAATGCAGGAGCTCAAACATTTCCCAAAATCTCTTACAAATTTGTTGATGTCAGAGATGTATCCCATGCACATATTCTAGCTCTTAAAAATCCTTCAGCTAGCGGCAGATATTGTATGGCGGGAGAAGCAATACATTGTCATGGCGTTTTGAAGATCCTGCACAACTTTTATCCAACACTGCACCTCCCTGAAAA ATGTGAAAATGACAAACCATACCAGTCGGCTCCTCGGGTGTCAAGGGAGCAGATTGAAGGTCTGGGTGTGAAGTTCATTCCTTTGGAGGTCAGTCTAAGAGACACTGTGGAAAGCCTCAAGGAGAAAGGCTTTCTCTCTGTTTGA